Proteins from a genomic interval of Gadus macrocephalus chromosome 2, ASM3116895v1:
- the tsen54 gene encoding tRNA-splicing endonuclease subunit Sen54 isoform X1, giving the protein MADPSKTDDSERIFSELLSPSELFAARSRSRKLPVRGQKDFYPSGCTQQKQRLQNSLDEHWELVSEERVERLGNLVRGIWNPSDQIVELQSPAGKFWQTMGFSADGKQCLQPEEALYLMECGNLQVFHRDLPLSIQEGYETFLSSSQLSLQQYQVFGHLKRLGYVVSRFHASSVPSLYERQLNLPPSRDRGANQLKRKRSPSPEATATVASSPRPSEKQEDSTNPSSAQDKATHHSQPSAAQQPIPEGRRPPADDDVAGRSWWSDGLVPPEQQQDGGPSPGGPTPRWDFLSIQFPDLGARDTPGPLAPPDPALLPGAMAVGVCSVSSWLRRLNTWREKQPGGKQRRRREEEEERARRRTGPDREVQGCRSWAEYRRIMERRRKGSRRSDSKPAHLWEKDVTPLHDPRQGTSTAELLEKISVVKPSRWADKSCSVEAVGTWQISFDVHQPAVNTEFRKSSPGMPYSRMCVCSFDGPVPALGELQHVSQQSGDVPVTMAVVDHGDISFYTFKHFLLPCDLPQ; this is encoded by the exons ATGGCGGATCCAAGCAAGACAGACGATTCTGAGAGAATATTTAGTGAATTACTGAG CCCATCGGAGCTGTTTGCAGCCCGGTCGCGCAGCCGCAAGCTCCCAGTGAGAGGCCAGAAGGACTTCTACCCCAGCGGCTGCACGCAGCAGAAACAGCGGCTCCAGAACAGTTTGGATGAGCACTGGGAGCTGGTCTCTGAGGAGCGGGTGGAGAGGCT CGGGAACTTGGTGAGGGGCATCTGGAACCCGAGTGACCAAATAGTGGAACTGCAGTCGCCGGCG GGGAAGTTCTGGCAAACGATGGGTTTCTCAGCCGATGGGAAGCAGTGTCTCCAGCCAGAAGAAGCTCTCTACCTGAtggagtgt GGGAACCTGCAGGTGTTCCACCGggacctccccctctccatccaggAGGGCTACGAGACATTCCTGTCCTCCAGCCAGCTGTCCCTCCAGCAGTACCag GTGTTCGGGCACCTGAAGAGGCTCGGCTACGTGGTGAGCCGCTTCCACGCCAG TTCGGTTCCCTCGCTGTATGAGAGGCAGCTCAACCTCCCACCATCACGCGACCGAGGAGCCAATCAGCTGAAGAGGAAACGCAGCCCCAGCCCTGAGGCCACGGCCACTGTGGCATCATCACCAAG ACCCTCAGAGAAGCAGGAGGATTCGACCAATCCCAGCTCAGCGCAAGACAAAGCCACTCATCACAGCCAGCCCTCAGCAGCTCAGCAGCCAATCCCTGAGGGCCGTCGCCCACCTGCTGACGATGACGTCGCAGGAAGAAGCTGGTGGAGCGATGGCCTGGTCCCCCCGGAGCAGCAACAGGATGGGGGCCCCTCCCCCGGGGGTCCCACCCCGCGGTGGGACTTCCTGTCCATCCAGTTCCCAGACCTGGGGGCCAGGGACACCCCCGGACCCCTGGCCCCCCCGGACCCCGCCCTGTTGCCGGGGGCGATGGCGGTGGGCGTGTGCAGTGTCTCCTCCTGGCTGAGGAGGCTGAACACGTGGAGGGAGAAGCAGCCTGGCGGGAAGCAGAggcgaaggagggaggaggaggaggagagagccaggAGGCGCACGGGACCGGACAGGGAGGTGCAGGGGTGCAGGAGCTGGGCCGAGTACCGGAGGatcatggagaggaggaggaaggggagcaggaggagcgacAGCAAACCAGCGCACCTCTGGGAGAAAGACGTCACCCCCCTCCACGACCCCAGGCAGGGCACTTCCACGG CCGAGCTGCTGGAGAAGATCAGCGTGGTGAAGCCGTCACGCTGGGCAGACAAATCGTGCAG CGTCGAGGCGGTCGGCACTTGGCAGATCAGCTTCGACGTCCACCAGCCGGCCGTCAACACGGAGTTCCGGAAGAGCAGTCCGGGAATGCCGTACTCCcgcatgtgtgtctgcag ctTCGACGGACCGGTCCCGGCTCTGGGTGAGCTGCAGCACGTGTCCCAGCAGAGTGGAGACGTTCCCGTTACCATGGCGGTGGTGGACCACGGCGACATCTCCTTCTACACCTTCAAACACTTCCTGTTGCCCTGTGACCTGCCGcagtaa
- the LOC132445791 gene encoding 5-hydroxytryptamine receptor 3A isoform X2, which translates to MWEQRAAVTVFTLMVCVWGGVAEDCSYVSLFKHLNLNNKTDSQAHLRPVRNWTTQTVVRVNMVVYGIIEVNEKAQTFTVQTWRSTEWKNEFLSWDPKRFCGIRVMEVPRGMITSDNGATLYSRHLQLLSDGSVSSMAKGELKAICQMNLYHFPVDVQRCNISFGPFSLSGIAITQLSDGTFLTNLSETHMATNGEWEMTRIAIYPGFETYNEIKVARLNYQITLKRRPMLYIINCILPLFYFLVLDVGTFFISEARGEKLSLKVTLLLSISVLLLILQDILPSTSDQLPLIALYSIIIFSLMALSLMEAMLVSFLIDLDSCPAKPEPAPSCVVTETQMEAPQAEPSEERPEEEQGEKEAHQDLFLLKLILEEVKSVRQEVPSEVSPGDRKLGFYSRLAVKIDVTFFWVYVITNVLFLLYIYALWTLV; encoded by the exons ATGTGGGAGCAGCGGGCAGCTGTGACGGTCTTCACCCTGATGG tgtgtgtgtggggcggtgTCGCGGAGGACTGCTCTTACGTGAGTCTCTTCAAACACCTGAACCTGAACAATAAGACGGACTCCCAGGCGCACCTCCGGCCCGTGAGGAACTGGACCACCCAGACTGTGGTCAGGGTCAACATGGTGGTGTACGGCATCATTGAAGTG AACGAGAAGGCCCAGACCTTCACTGTTCAGACCTGGCGTTCAACA gaATGGAAGAATGAATTTCTCAGCTGGGACCCCAAACGTTTCTGTGGCATAAGGGTCATGGAGGTCCCAAGAGGAATGAT TACCTCGGACAACGGTGCTACCCTCTACTCGCGCCACCTCCAGTTGCTCTCCGACGGTTCTGTCTCCAGTATGGCTAAGGGGGAGTTGAAGGCCATCTGCCAGATGAACCTGTACCACTTCCCCGTGGACGTCCAGCGCTGCAACATCAGCTTCGGCCCATTCTCCCTCTCCG GAATTGCAATCACCCAATTGTCCGACGGCACGTTCCTGACAAATCTATCTGAGACTCACATGGCCACCAATGGGGAGTGGGAGATGACCAGAATCGCCATCTACCCTGGGTTTGAGACGTATAATGAAATCAAAGTGGCTAGACTCAATTACCAG ATCACCCTGAAGCGCAGGCCCATGCTGTACATCATAAACTGCATCCTGCCGCTCTTCTACTTCCTGGTGCTGGACGTGGGGACGTTCTTCATCAGCGAGGCCCGGGGGGAGAAGCTCTCGCTCAAGGTCACCCTCCTGCTGTCCATCTCCGTGCTGCTGCTCATCCTCCAGGACATCCTGCCCTCCACCTCGGACCAGCTGCCCCTGATAG ctcTGTACTCCATCATTATCTTCAGCCTGATGGCGCTTAGTCTGATGGAGGCCATGTTGGTCAGCTTCCTGATTGACTTGGACAGCTGCCCCGCCAAGCCTGAACCCGCCCCATCCTGTGTTGTCACGGAGACCCAGATGGAAGCCCCCCAAGCAG AGCCCAGCgaagagagaccagaggaggagcagggggagaaggaggcgcATCAGGACCTCTTCCTGCTGAAGCTTATCCTGGAGGAAGTGAAGAGTGTGCGACAGGAAGTGCCCTCTGAGGTCTCTCCGGGGGACAGGAAGTTGGGTTTCTACAGCCGGCTGGCCGTGAAGATCGACGTCACCTTCTTCTGGGTCTACGTGATCACCAACGTGCTGTTTCTCCTCTACATCTACGCTTTGTGGACATTGGTCTGA
- the LOC132445791 gene encoding 5-hydroxytryptamine receptor 3A isoform X1, producing MWEQRAAVTVFTLMVCVWGGVAEDCSYVSLFKHLNLNNKTDSQAHLRPVRNWTTQTVVRVNMVVYGIIEVNEKAQTFTVQTWRSTEWKNEFLSWDPKRFCGIRVMEVPRGMMWIPDIYIQEDTSDNGATLYSRHLQLLSDGSVSSMAKGELKAICQMNLYHFPVDVQRCNISFGPFSLSGIAITQLSDGTFLTNLSETHMATNGEWEMTRIAIYPGFETYNEIKVARLNYQITLKRRPMLYIINCILPLFYFLVLDVGTFFISEARGEKLSLKVTLLLSISVLLLILQDILPSTSDQLPLIALYSIIIFSLMALSLMEAMLVSFLIDLDSCPAKPEPAPSCVVTETQMEAPQAEPSEERPEEEQGEKEAHQDLFLLKLILEEVKSVRQEVPSEVSPGDRKLGFYSRLAVKIDVTFFWVYVITNVLFLLYIYALWTLV from the exons ATGTGGGAGCAGCGGGCAGCTGTGACGGTCTTCACCCTGATGG tgtgtgtgtggggcggtgTCGCGGAGGACTGCTCTTACGTGAGTCTCTTCAAACACCTGAACCTGAACAATAAGACGGACTCCCAGGCGCACCTCCGGCCCGTGAGGAACTGGACCACCCAGACTGTGGTCAGGGTCAACATGGTGGTGTACGGCATCATTGAAGTG AACGAGAAGGCCCAGACCTTCACTGTTCAGACCTGGCGTTCAACA gaATGGAAGAATGAATTTCTCAGCTGGGACCCCAAACGTTTCTGTGGCATAAGGGTCATGGAGGTCCCAAGAGGAATGATGTGGATACCAGATATTTACATCCAGGAAGA TACCTCGGACAACGGTGCTACCCTCTACTCGCGCCACCTCCAGTTGCTCTCCGACGGTTCTGTCTCCAGTATGGCTAAGGGGGAGTTGAAGGCCATCTGCCAGATGAACCTGTACCACTTCCCCGTGGACGTCCAGCGCTGCAACATCAGCTTCGGCCCATTCTCCCTCTCCG GAATTGCAATCACCCAATTGTCCGACGGCACGTTCCTGACAAATCTATCTGAGACTCACATGGCCACCAATGGGGAGTGGGAGATGACCAGAATCGCCATCTACCCTGGGTTTGAGACGTATAATGAAATCAAAGTGGCTAGACTCAATTACCAG ATCACCCTGAAGCGCAGGCCCATGCTGTACATCATAAACTGCATCCTGCCGCTCTTCTACTTCCTGGTGCTGGACGTGGGGACGTTCTTCATCAGCGAGGCCCGGGGGGAGAAGCTCTCGCTCAAGGTCACCCTCCTGCTGTCCATCTCCGTGCTGCTGCTCATCCTCCAGGACATCCTGCCCTCCACCTCGGACCAGCTGCCCCTGATAG ctcTGTACTCCATCATTATCTTCAGCCTGATGGCGCTTAGTCTGATGGAGGCCATGTTGGTCAGCTTCCTGATTGACTTGGACAGCTGCCCCGCCAAGCCTGAACCCGCCCCATCCTGTGTTGTCACGGAGACCCAGATGGAAGCCCCCCAAGCAG AGCCCAGCgaagagagaccagaggaggagcagggggagaaggaggcgcATCAGGACCTCTTCCTGCTGAAGCTTATCCTGGAGGAAGTGAAGAGTGTGCGACAGGAAGTGCCCTCTGAGGTCTCTCCGGGGGACAGGAAGTTGGGTTTCTACAGCCGGCTGGCCGTGAAGATCGACGTCACCTTCTTCTGGGTCTACGTGATCACCAACGTGCTGTTTCTCCTCTACATCTACGCTTTGTGGACATTGGTCTGA
- the tsen54 gene encoding tRNA-splicing endonuclease subunit Sen54 isoform X2, with product MGFSADGKQCLQPEEALYLMECGNLQVFHRDLPLSIQEGYETFLSSSQLSLQQYQVFGHLKRLGYVVSRFHASSVPSLYERQLNLPPSRDRGANQLKRKRSPSPEATATVASSPRPSEKQEDSTNPSSAQDKATHHSQPSAAQQPIPEGRRPPADDDVAGRSWWSDGLVPPEQQQDGGPSPGGPTPRWDFLSIQFPDLGARDTPGPLAPPDPALLPGAMAVGVCSVSSWLRRLNTWREKQPGGKQRRRREEEEERARRRTGPDREVQGCRSWAEYRRIMERRRKGSRRSDSKPAHLWEKDVTPLHDPRQGTSTAELLEKISVVKPSRWADKSCSVEAVGTWQISFDVHQPAVNTEFRKSSPGMPYSRMCVCSFDGPVPALGELQHVSQQSGDVPVTMAVVDHGDISFYTFKHFLLPCDLPQ from the exons ATGGGTTTCTCAGCCGATGGGAAGCAGTGTCTCCAGCCAGAAGAAGCTCTCTACCTGAtggagtgt GGGAACCTGCAGGTGTTCCACCGggacctccccctctccatccaggAGGGCTACGAGACATTCCTGTCCTCCAGCCAGCTGTCCCTCCAGCAGTACCag GTGTTCGGGCACCTGAAGAGGCTCGGCTACGTGGTGAGCCGCTTCCACGCCAG TTCGGTTCCCTCGCTGTATGAGAGGCAGCTCAACCTCCCACCATCACGCGACCGAGGAGCCAATCAGCTGAAGAGGAAACGCAGCCCCAGCCCTGAGGCCACGGCCACTGTGGCATCATCACCAAG ACCCTCAGAGAAGCAGGAGGATTCGACCAATCCCAGCTCAGCGCAAGACAAAGCCACTCATCACAGCCAGCCCTCAGCAGCTCAGCAGCCAATCCCTGAGGGCCGTCGCCCACCTGCTGACGATGACGTCGCAGGAAGAAGCTGGTGGAGCGATGGCCTGGTCCCCCCGGAGCAGCAACAGGATGGGGGCCCCTCCCCCGGGGGTCCCACCCCGCGGTGGGACTTCCTGTCCATCCAGTTCCCAGACCTGGGGGCCAGGGACACCCCCGGACCCCTGGCCCCCCCGGACCCCGCCCTGTTGCCGGGGGCGATGGCGGTGGGCGTGTGCAGTGTCTCCTCCTGGCTGAGGAGGCTGAACACGTGGAGGGAGAAGCAGCCTGGCGGGAAGCAGAggcgaaggagggaggaggaggaggagagagccaggAGGCGCACGGGACCGGACAGGGAGGTGCAGGGGTGCAGGAGCTGGGCCGAGTACCGGAGGatcatggagaggaggaggaaggggagcaggaggagcgacAGCAAACCAGCGCACCTCTGGGAGAAAGACGTCACCCCCCTCCACGACCCCAGGCAGGGCACTTCCACGG CCGAGCTGCTGGAGAAGATCAGCGTGGTGAAGCCGTCACGCTGGGCAGACAAATCGTGCAG CGTCGAGGCGGTCGGCACTTGGCAGATCAGCTTCGACGTCCACCAGCCGGCCGTCAACACGGAGTTCCGGAAGAGCAGTCCGGGAATGCCGTACTCCcgcatgtgtgtctgcag ctTCGACGGACCGGTCCCGGCTCTGGGTGAGCTGCAGCACGTGTCCCAGCAGAGTGGAGACGTTCCCGTTACCATGGCGGTGGTGGACCACGGCGACATCTCCTTCTACACCTTCAAACACTTCCTGTTGCCCTGTGACCTGCCGcagtaa